The following coding sequences are from one Deltaproteobacteria bacterium window:
- a CDS encoding VCBS repeat-containing protein produces the protein GWPIAIDANGDGIIDGGGEPPPHMVDLDGDNVMELVQATAAGRIYAFRADGSQLPGFPVTTNMARNVATHLGAPAFASGRIAPPSPTTTSRPAIGDLDRDGYPEIVYANIEGDVYVFRHDGTRAPGFPVRIDPAFSAVALRTKTNHLKTGILGSPVLADLDGDGFLDIVVAAMDQHVYAWDRRGSLLPGWPVKIQDPAPGPGETPVGAESINTPVVADLAGDGHLEVVIETNEVYRASGNANQFFPNEQNNPTSVPGLNTGTVLAAAFAAAGGSGRIYALHHDGNLHPGGPFVAGWPVKLDGLAIDILPLIGPGHNVAVGDMDPSPGLEIAASLTRTWSTSMGTT, from the coding sequence GGGCTGGCCGATCGCGATCGACGCCAACGGCGACGGGATCATCGACGGCGGCGGCGAGCCCCCGCCGCACATGGTCGACCTCGACGGGGACAACGTGATGGAGCTCGTGCAGGCGACCGCGGCCGGGCGCATCTACGCCTTCCGCGCCGACGGCTCGCAGCTCCCGGGCTTCCCGGTGACGACCAACATGGCACGCAACGTCGCCACCCATCTGGGTGCACCCGCCTTCGCGAGCGGGCGCATCGCGCCGCCGTCGCCCACCACCACCTCGCGCCCCGCCATCGGTGACCTCGACCGCGACGGCTACCCGGAGATCGTCTACGCGAACATCGAGGGCGACGTCTACGTCTTCCGCCACGACGGCACGCGCGCGCCGGGCTTCCCGGTGCGCATCGATCCGGCGTTCTCGGCGGTAGCGCTCCGCACGAAGACGAACCACCTGAAAACCGGCATCCTCGGTTCGCCGGTGCTCGCCGATCTCGACGGCGACGGCTTCCTCGACATCGTCGTCGCGGCGATGGACCAGCACGTGTATGCGTGGGACCGCCGCGGGAGCCTGCTCCCGGGCTGGCCAGTGAAGATTCAGGATCCGGCTCCCGGGCCCGGCGAGACGCCGGTGGGCGCCGAGAGCATCAACACGCCCGTCGTGGCCGACCTGGCGGGCGATGGGCACCTCGAGGTCGTCATCGAGACGAACGAGGTGTACAGGGCGAGCGGCAATGCGAACCAGTTCTTCCCGAACGAGCAGAACAACCCCACCTCCGTCCCCGGGCTCAACACCGGCACCGTGCTGGCGGCAGCCTTCGCGGCGGCCGGCGGCTCCGGCCGCATCTACGCGCTCCACCACGACGGCAACCTCCACCCGGGCGGCCCCTTCGTCGCCGGCTGGCCGGTCAAGCTCGACGGCCTCGCCATCGACATTCTGCCGCTCATCGGCCCCGGCCACAACGTCGCCGTCGGGGACATGGACCCGTCACCCGGCCTCGAGATCGCGGCGAGCCTCACGCGCACATGGTCGACCTCGATGGGGACAACGTGA
- a CDS encoding VCBS repeat-containing protein: protein MVDLDGDNVMELVQATAAGRIYAFRADGSQLPGFPVTTNMARNVATHLGAPAFASGRIAPPSPTTTSRPAIGDLDRDGYPEIVYANIEGDVYVFRHDGTRAPGFPVRIDPALSAVALRTKTNHLKTGILGSPVLADLDGDGFLDIVVAAMDQHVYAWDRRGSLLPGWPVKIQDPAPGPGETPVGAESINTPVVADLAGDGHLEVVIETNEVYRASGNANQFFPNEQNNPTSVPGLNTGTVLAAAFAAAGGSGRIYALHHDGNLHPGGPFVAGWPVKLDGLAIDILPLIGPGHNVAVGDMDPSPGLEIAASLTTSNLVLFRPDGTRLRDMDPSAHGPLSDTAQDNSSVLNLFEYPAIGDIDRDGNLDLTKVGVTLNGLVDLVLVGQNEPFHHVLQAWNAATGQPLDGFPRVIDDFGLTTVPLLANVGPTIDPGVDPGGTLDLPELISGNGLYLVHAFDFTGREPAGWPKLTGGWHTGAPAAGDIDDDGRLDIAWPTREGNYFLWDTPAPMCNTATTANLDGRDGAYNPQVNYRNNNLAGEDTVPPARLAPRDVVTSSTDLATNAITVTTSRIPGDDLYCGTAAKFDFRFSTAGPITTQTQFDAATPVASVPAPLRGNHDAGASLTVRDGRFAGQVVFLAAQVVDHAGNLSPVTSLGSFAFAPPTTTTTTSSSTTSSTTASTTTTSTATTTSVTATTSTTAAPTTTTRPPHPPRRTTTTRPTTTTASTTTTTRPPHPHPPPN, encoded by the coding sequence ATGGTCGACCTCGATGGGGACAACGTGATGGAGCTCGTGCAGGCGACCGCGGCCGGGCGCATCTACGCCTTCCGCGCCGACGGCTCGCAGCTCCCGGGCTTCCCGGTGACGACCAACATGGCACGCAACGTCGCCACCCATCTGGGTGCACCCGCCTTCGCGAGCGGGCGCATCGCGCCGCCGTCGCCCACCACCACCTCGCGCCCCGCCATCGGTGACCTCGACCGCGACGGCTACCCGGAGATCGTCTACGCGAACATCGAGGGCGACGTCTACGTCTTCCGCCACGACGGCACGCGCGCGCCGGGCTTCCCGGTGCGCATCGATCCGGCGTTATCGGCGGTAGCGCTCCGCACGAAGACGAACCACCTGAAGACCGGCATCCTCGGCTCGCCAGTGCTCGCCGATCTCGACGGCGACGGCTTCCTCGACATCGTCGTCGCGGCGATGGACCAGCACGTGTATGCGTGGGACCGCCGCGGGAGCCTGCTCCCGGGCTGGCCAGTGAAGATTCAGGATCCGGCTCCCGGGCCCGGCGAGACGCCGGTGGGCGCCGAGAGCATCAACACGCCCGTCGTGGCCGACCTGGCGGGCGATGGGCACCTCGAGGTCGTCATCGAGACGAACGAGGTGTACAGGGCGAGCGGCAATGCGAACCAGTTCTTCCCGAACGAGCAGAACAACCCCACCTCCGTCCCCGGGCTCAACACCGGCACCGTGCTGGCGGCAGCCTTCGCGGCGGCCGGCGGCTCCGGCCGCATCTACGCGCTCCACCACGACGGCAACCTCCACCCGGGCGGCCCCTTCGTCGCCGGCTGGCCGGTCAAGCTCGACGGCCTCGCCATCGACATTCTGCCGCTCATCGGCCCCGGCCACAACGTCGCCGTCGGGGACATGGACCCGTCACCCGGCCTCGAGATCGCGGCGAGCCTCACGACCTCCAACCTCGTGCTCTTCAGGCCGGACGGCACGCGCCTCCGGGACATGGACCCGAGCGCGCACGGGCCGCTGTCCGACACGGCCCAGGACAACAGCAGCGTCCTCAACCTCTTCGAGTACCCCGCCATCGGCGACATCGACCGCGACGGCAACCTCGATCTCACCAAGGTCGGGGTCACGCTGAACGGCCTCGTCGACCTGGTCCTGGTCGGACAGAACGAGCCCTTCCACCACGTGCTGCAGGCGTGGAACGCGGCGACGGGCCAGCCGCTCGACGGCTTCCCCAGGGTCATCGACGATTTCGGCCTCACCACCGTCCCGCTCCTCGCCAACGTGGGCCCCACCATCGACCCCGGCGTCGACCCCGGCGGGACACTGGACCTGCCGGAGCTCATCTCGGGGAACGGCCTCTACCTCGTGCATGCCTTCGACTTCACCGGCCGCGAGCCCGCGGGGTGGCCGAAGCTGACCGGCGGCTGGCACACGGGCGCGCCGGCCGCCGGCGACATCGACGACGACGGCCGCCTCGACATCGCCTGGCCGACGCGCGAGGGGAACTACTTCCTCTGGGACACGCCGGCCCCGATGTGCAACACGGCGACGACGGCCAATCTCGACGGCCGCGACGGGGCCTACAACCCGCAGGTCAACTACCGGAACAACAACCTCGCGGGCGAGGACACGGTGCCGCCCGCGCGCCTCGCCCCGCGGGACGTCGTCACGAGCAGCACGGACCTGGCCACGAACGCGATCACCGTCACCACCTCCCGCATCCCGGGCGACGACCTCTACTGCGGCACCGCCGCGAAGTTCGATTTCCGGTTCTCCACGGCGGGCCCGATCACCACCCAGACGCAGTTCGACGCCGCGACCCCGGTCGCCTCGGTACCGGCGCCGCTGCGGGGCAACCACGACGCGGGCGCATCGCTCACGGTGCGCGACGGGCGCTTCGCGGGGCAGGTCGTCTTCCTCGCCGCCCAGGTGGTGGACCACGCCGGCAACCTCTCGCCCGTGACCTCGCTCGGGAGCTTCGCCTTCGCGCCGCCGACGACCACCACCACGACCTCCAGCAGCACGACCTCCTCCACTACGGCGAGCACCACGACCACCAGCACCGCCACGACGACCTCCGTGACGGCGACGACGAGCACGACGGCGGCGCCGACGACCACGACCCGACCACCACATCCTCCACGACGCACCACCACGACCCGCCCGACCACCACGACCGCGAGCACGACCACTACGACCCGGCCTCCGCATCCACATCCACCCCCGAACTGA
- a CDS encoding ATP-dependent deoxyribonuclease subunit A, translating into MTRLADQEARDRIRDELGTTLVVEAASGTGKTTELVTRMVALLTAGRARLDHMVAVTFTDAAAGELKLRLRKAIEDARRDPACPADARELLDAALPQLEEARIGTIHSFCADLLRERPVEARVDPLFEVASKDVAEGLLDRAFDRWFEEKLAHPGEAVRRILRRRTRDEGPRRLLRTAARDLVERRDFPAAWRHEEGFDRDGTLDALMEEMATLGAFAATGNPDDHFVRSLTEIARFVADVRRREAVRGRDHDGLEAELLGVSREKHWRWTGFRRVPAGFPKAELLERRTRLRAALDDFVRRAGADLAPRLRDELWPVVEGHETLKNRAGCLDFLDLLLRARDLLRENAAVRTELQRRFTHLFVDEFQDTDPLQVEILLLLAADDPNVPDWRLVRPVAGKLFLVGDPKQSIYRFRRADVALYERVKRQLVAAGAALLDLSVSFRAVPEIQEAVNAAFAPRMQGEPRYVPLAPYRPGVETQPSVVALPVPAPYGDYGTIVDWRIDESLPDAIAAFVQWLVEQSGWTVTERERPSRRVPVRPRHVCLLFRRFRAYLADVTRPYVRALEARHLPHLLVGGTYFHVREEVEAIRNALAAIERPEDELAVFATLHGPFFALGDGALLAFRKRFGPLHPFCRVPDDEPAALREVRDALAVLRALHRGRNRRPIADTIGRLLAATRAHAGLAVWPTGEQALANVTRLMDLARRAERTGLTSFRAFVEWLAEQAEHGEASDAPIVEEGTEGVRMMTVHGAKGLEFPVVILADLTCKETSGEPRRWADPDRGLCVLRIAGCTPPELQEHAAEEMAREGEEATRVLYVAATRARDLLVVPALGDGRYDGWLQALSPVLYPPPERVHVPETRQPPGCPAFGAETTTGRPENVARPPHAVMPGLHVPTFGRHRIVWWDPATLALDVQESVGLAQQKILAADERGVRAEEGVRAHAAWQAERERVRADGSAPSLHVVTATEHAAVGAAPVAEVAVESVDTPGPRPHGKRFGTLVHAVLAAVELDADRAGVADVAALQGRLLGARAEEVEAAADTAARALAHPLLRRAADAARAGRCRRECPVGVKLAGDVVVEGVVDAAFLEDGAGWTVVDFKTDVEIAGRLEEYRRQVGLYAEAVRRATGGPARGVLLRV; encoded by the coding sequence GTGACGCGCCTTGCCGACCAGGAGGCGCGCGACCGCATCCGCGACGAGCTCGGCACGACGCTCGTGGTCGAGGCGGCCTCGGGGACCGGAAAGACGACCGAGCTCGTGACCCGCATGGTCGCGCTCCTGACCGCCGGTCGCGCCCGGCTCGACCACATGGTGGCGGTCACCTTCACCGATGCCGCGGCCGGCGAGCTGAAGCTCCGGCTCCGCAAGGCGATCGAGGACGCCCGGCGGGATCCGGCGTGCCCGGCCGATGCCCGCGAGCTCCTCGACGCGGCACTCCCCCAGCTCGAGGAGGCGCGCATCGGCACGATCCACTCCTTCTGCGCCGACCTGCTCCGCGAGCGGCCGGTCGAGGCGCGCGTCGACCCGCTCTTCGAGGTGGCTTCCAAGGACGTGGCCGAGGGCCTCCTCGACCGCGCCTTCGACCGCTGGTTCGAGGAGAAGCTCGCGCATCCCGGGGAGGCGGTGCGCCGCATCCTCCGCCGGCGCACCCGCGACGAGGGTCCGCGCCGTCTGCTGCGGACCGCGGCGCGGGACCTCGTCGAGCGGCGCGACTTCCCCGCCGCATGGCGCCACGAGGAGGGCTTCGACCGCGACGGGACGCTCGACGCGCTCATGGAGGAGATGGCCACCCTCGGCGCCTTCGCCGCCACCGGGAACCCGGACGACCACTTCGTGCGGTCGCTCACGGAGATCGCGCGCTTCGTTGCGGACGTCCGCCGGCGCGAGGCGGTCCGCGGGCGGGACCACGACGGCCTCGAGGCGGAGCTGCTCGGCGTCAGCCGCGAGAAGCACTGGCGGTGGACGGGCTTCCGGCGCGTCCCGGCCGGCTTCCCGAAGGCGGAGCTCCTCGAGCGGAGGACGCGGCTCCGCGCCGCGCTGGATGATTTCGTGCGGCGGGCGGGGGCCGATCTCGCCCCGCGGCTCCGCGACGAGCTCTGGCCGGTGGTCGAGGGCCATGAGACCCTCAAGAACCGCGCGGGCTGCCTCGACTTCCTGGACCTCCTGCTGCGCGCCCGCGACCTCCTGCGCGAGAACGCGGCGGTGCGCACCGAGCTCCAGCGTCGCTTCACCCACCTCTTCGTCGACGAGTTCCAGGACACGGACCCGCTCCAGGTGGAGATCCTCTTGCTGCTCGCGGCGGACGATCCGAACGTGCCTGACTGGCGCCTCGTCCGTCCGGTCGCCGGAAAGCTCTTCCTCGTGGGCGACCCGAAGCAGTCGATCTACCGTTTCCGCCGCGCGGACGTGGCGCTCTACGAGCGGGTGAAGCGGCAGCTCGTCGCGGCAGGCGCCGCGCTGCTCGATCTGAGCGTCAGCTTCCGCGCCGTGCCGGAGATCCAGGAGGCGGTGAATGCGGCCTTCGCGCCGCGCATGCAGGGCGAGCCGCGTTACGTCCCGCTGGCGCCGTACCGGCCCGGGGTCGAGACGCAGCCGTCCGTGGTCGCGCTCCCGGTGCCGGCCCCGTACGGGGACTACGGGACGATCGTCGACTGGCGCATCGACGAGTCGCTGCCGGACGCGATCGCGGCCTTCGTCCAGTGGCTGGTCGAGCAGAGCGGCTGGACGGTGACGGAGCGCGAGCGGCCTTCCCGGCGGGTGCCGGTCCGGCCGCGGCACGTTTGCTTGTTGTTCCGTCGCTTCCGCGCCTACCTCGCCGACGTGACGCGGCCGTACGTGCGGGCGCTCGAGGCGCGGCATCTGCCGCATCTGTTGGTCGGGGGGACCTACTTCCACGTGCGCGAGGAGGTCGAGGCGATCCGCAACGCGCTCGCCGCGATCGAGCGGCCCGAGGACGAGCTGGCGGTGTTCGCGACGCTGCACGGGCCGTTCTTCGCGCTCGGCGACGGGGCGCTGCTGGCCTTCCGGAAGCGGTTTGGGCCGCTGCATCCGTTCTGCCGCGTGCCGGACGACGAGCCGGCGGCGCTGCGCGAGGTCCGAGATGCGCTCGCGGTGCTGCGCGCGCTCCACCGCGGCCGGAACCGCCGCCCGATCGCGGATACGATCGGGCGGCTGCTCGCGGCGACGCGGGCGCACGCGGGCCTGGCCGTCTGGCCGACGGGCGAGCAGGCGCTCGCCAACGTGACGCGCTTGATGGACCTCGCCCGCCGCGCCGAGCGCACCGGCCTGACCTCTTTCCGCGCCTTCGTCGAGTGGCTCGCAGAGCAGGCCGAGCACGGCGAGGCGAGCGACGCGCCGATCGTCGAGGAAGGGACCGAGGGCGTGCGGATGATGACGGTCCACGGCGCCAAGGGGCTCGAGTTCCCGGTCGTCATCCTCGCGGACCTGACGTGCAAGGAGACGTCGGGCGAGCCGCGTCGGTGGGCGGATCCGGATCGCGGGCTGTGCGTGCTGCGGATCGCCGGGTGTACGCCGCCGGAGCTGCAGGAGCATGCGGCGGAGGAGATGGCGCGGGAGGGGGAGGAGGCGACGCGGGTGCTGTACGTGGCGGCGACGCGGGCGCGGGATCTCCTCGTCGTGCCGGCGCTGGGGGACGGGCGGTACGACGGGTGGCTGCAGGCGCTCAGCCCGGTGCTCTACCCACCGCCTGAGCGCGTCCACGTGCCGGAGACGCGCCAGCCGCCGGGCTGCCCCGCGTTCGGCGCGGAGACCACGACCGGCCGGCCGGAGAACGTGGCGCGGCCGCCGCATGCGGTGATGCCCGGCCTCCACGTCCCTACGTTCGGGCGCCACCGCATCGTCTGGTGGGACCCGGCGACGCTCGCGCTCGACGTGCAGGAGTCGGTCGGCCTCGCGCAGCAGAAGATCCTGGCCGCCGACGAGCGCGGCGTGCGTGCCGAGGAGGGCGTGCGCGCACACGCGGCGTGGCAGGCGGAGCGGGAGCGCGTGCGGGCGGATGGGTCGGCGCCGAGCCTGCACGTGGTGACGGCGACGGAGCACGCTGCGGTCGGTGCCGCACCGGTGGCGGAGGTCGCGGTCGAGTCGGTCGACACGCCCGGCCCGCGGCCGCACGGGAAGCGCTTCGGCACGCTCGTCCACGCCGTGCTCGCGGCGGTGGAGCTCGACGCCGACCGCGCCGGCGTGGCGGACGTGGCGGCGCTCCAGGGCCGGCTCCTGGGTGCGAGGGCGGAGGAGGTGGAGGCCGCCGCCGACACCGCCGCGCGCGCGCTCGCCCACCCGCTGCTGCGGCGTGCCGCCGACGCCGCGCGGGCCGGCCGGTGCCGGCGCGAGTGCCCGGTTGGGGTGAAACTCGCGGGCGATGTGGTGGTCGAGGGCGTAGTGGATGCGGCCTTCCTGGAGGACGGTGCGGGGTGGACGGTCGTCGACTTCAAGACGGACGTGGAGATCGCGGGGCGGCTCGAGGAGTACCGCCGGCAGGTCGGTCTCTACGCCGAGGCGGTGCGGCGGGCGACGGGGGGGCCGGCGCGGGGGGTGCTGCTGCGGGTGTAA